A window of Halobellus sp. LT62 contains these coding sequences:
- a CDS encoding ABC transporter ATP-binding protein, with amino-acid sequence MASDADDGLSPSTTSNPVWDLYGRYSGKNLRFALLGAGNTIIGRILGLVPAFIIGLAVDAIFLNQRPYRLPGIPASWVPASSAEQLWFSIGLLLAATVLGAVASWFEDWGWSVFAQRIQHELRIDAYARMQRLDLAYFTGQRTGELMSILNNDVNALETFLEDGLSSIFWVAATFVGIGAILVSLNQPLALVTLLPVPFLAAFTLVFTRVIEPRYLQIRGEISDLNARFENNISGIEAIKTEHAEAYEEGRVETASRGYLNANLDAVRIQITYFPGLTLIAGVGFALTFLVGGFWVLTGPPFGLTAALTPGEFITFVIYAQQYVWPIIQFGSVVDDYERAKAAGTRVSRLLRLEPSVRDVTDADPLTVTDGRVEYDAVSFGYGDDEIISEVSFTAEGGETIGIVGPTGAGKSTLLKLLPRLYDVDEGSIRIDGQAVHTVQLESLRRALGYVSQEPMLFYGTVSENIRYGSFEATDDEIRQAARRARAHEFIENLPNGYDTLVGERGVKLSGGQRQRVAIARTILKDPEILVLDEATSHVDTETEALIQQSLAEFARDRTTFVIAHRLSTVRRADRILVLDDGRLVEYGTHDELLAADGLYANFWRVQAGDIESLPQDFLDRARCRQDSLRQRDEDDPDRLPRWSDW; translated from the coding sequence ATGGCGAGCGACGCTGATGACGGTCTATCGCCCTCCACGACGAGCAACCCCGTTTGGGACCTCTACGGCCGGTACAGCGGGAAGAACCTCAGGTTCGCCCTACTCGGGGCCGGTAACACGATCATCGGACGGATTCTCGGTCTCGTCCCCGCGTTCATCATCGGGCTCGCCGTCGACGCGATCTTCCTGAACCAACGACCGTATCGGCTCCCCGGAATCCCCGCGTCGTGGGTTCCCGCTTCGTCCGCGGAGCAGCTTTGGTTCTCGATCGGCCTGTTGCTCGCGGCGACTGTCCTCGGTGCGGTCGCCTCGTGGTTCGAAGACTGGGGCTGGAGCGTCTTTGCCCAACGCATCCAACACGAGCTGCGAATCGACGCGTACGCCCGAATGCAGCGACTCGATCTCGCGTACTTCACCGGTCAGCGGACCGGCGAGCTGATGAGCATTCTCAACAACGACGTGAACGCGTTAGAAACGTTTCTCGAAGACGGGCTGAGTTCGATTTTCTGGGTCGCTGCCACGTTCGTTGGTATCGGGGCGATCCTCGTTTCGTTGAACCAACCTTTGGCTCTCGTCACGCTATTGCCAGTCCCGTTTTTGGCCGCGTTCACGCTGGTTTTCACACGGGTAATTGAACCGCGATACCTCCAAATCCGCGGGGAGATCAGCGATCTGAACGCGCGGTTCGAGAACAACATCAGCGGGATCGAAGCGATCAAAACCGAGCACGCGGAGGCGTACGAAGAGGGGCGTGTCGAAACCGCATCACGGGGGTATTTGAACGCGAACCTCGACGCCGTTCGGATCCAGATCACGTACTTCCCGGGATTGACGCTCATCGCCGGCGTTGGATTTGCGCTCACGTTCCTCGTCGGTGGGTTTTGGGTGCTCACCGGGCCGCCCTTCGGATTGACTGCCGCCTTGACCCCCGGCGAATTCATTACGTTCGTCATCTACGCGCAGCAGTACGTCTGGCCCATTATTCAGTTCGGAAGCGTCGTCGATGATTACGAGCGCGCGAAAGCCGCAGGCACGCGGGTTTCACGACTACTACGACTAGAGCCGTCCGTACGCGACGTCACCGATGCTGATCCGCTTACAGTTACCGATGGCCGTGTCGAGTACGACGCCGTCTCGTTTGGGTACGGCGACGACGAAATCATCTCGGAGGTGTCGTTCACCGCTGAGGGTGGCGAAACAATCGGAATCGTTGGCCCCACCGGAGCTGGCAAATCGACCCTCCTGAAACTGCTCCCACGGCTTTACGACGTCGACGAGGGATCGATCCGCATTGACGGCCAAGCGGTCCATACCGTCCAGCTCGAAAGTCTTCGACGGGCCCTCGGGTACGTCAGTCAAGAGCCGATGCTGTTCTACGGTACGGTGTCTGAAAACATCAGATACGGCAGCTTCGAGGCCACCGACGACGAAATCCGGCAGGCCGCCCGGCGCGCCCGAGCGCACGAGTTCATCGAAAACCTTCCCAACGGGTATGACACGCTGGTCGGTGAGCGCGGGGTCAAACTCTCAGGCGGGCAGCGACAACGGGTCGCCATCGCTCGAACGATTCTCAAAGATCCCGAGATACTCGTCTTAGACGAGGCAACCAGCCACGTCGACACCGAGACCGAAGCGCTCATCCAGCAAAGCCTCGCCGAGTTCGCCCGCGATCGCACGACGTTCGTCATCGCACACCGCCTTTCGACAGTGCGCCGTGCCGACCGGATCCTCGTCTTAGACGACGGGCGACTCGTCGAATACGGGACTCACGACGAACTGCTCGCCGCGGACGGGTTGTACGCCAACTTCTGGCGCGTCCAAGCGGGCGATATCGAGTCGCTCCCACAGGATTTCCTCGACCGGGCTCGATGTCGACAAGACTCACTCCGACAGCGTGATGAAGACGACCCAGACCGCCTCCCGCGCTGGAGTGATTGGTGA
- a CDS encoding PAS domain S-box protein, with amino-acid sequence MTDTADSIDVLHVDDDGAFAELAATFLERVAPTLSVRSATSVEAGQTLLSEHDVDCVVSDYDMPDRSGIEFLESVRETHPNLPFILYTGKGSEEVASEAISAGVTDYLQKGMGSEQYELLANRIVNAVDAHQSRQLLSERTRRLETLIDTLPGMVYRCRNEPTWPMETVEGEVESLTGYVADELERNEVKWGADLIHPDDREQTWAAVQEGLSTDRTFEITYRIRTRDGRTRWVWERGRGVYDGSELIALEGFITDITERKEREARLERTSARMEALLENSPDMIDTHTGDGTIVEVNQRFCDVFGQTKDALIGRKVWEIDRESDPEELREIWDGMDVGDRFEIRTSFRRVDGESFPVKVHLTRIPAEGPERRFLVISRDISARVEREEELRRYERMVNTMQEAACIYDEDGRFVVVNETLGEIYGTSPEALEGRKSDLIADIRDAEDGDPYRELLGGQRDELRGEAELTFSDYGSVIIEYRLTPLVVDGTIEGVVGVTREITDRRESERRFERMHELLDRTEGIADVGGWELDPDTDEVFWTENLYALIGVDDDFEPSLEDLLDAHGEDRELVADAVETALERGEPFDVEVRFNRQDGETRWLRVQGVPTVEDGEVVTLRGAIQDVTEQKARERDLDRARRQADELFHGMNDSAWVIGLDETFQAVNDAAVETLGYTRNELLSMGPHDIDDGLDDGKITELIREVPTDATQVFETVHVTKDGDRIPVEISSSLISYDGETMVLSIARDISDRKKRERQLAEFASVVSHDLRNPLNVAQGRLELAREECDNEHLSDVARTHERMNELIDDLLTLAQSGARALEPEPIELGGFVGTCWRNVATADATIEAATEGTVRADRTRLQQLFENLFRNAVEHGSTSPPSQTQEDAVEHGSTSPSSQAQTDAVEHDSSDLTIRVGVLDDGEGFYVEDDGSGIPADDRDEVFEMGYSTAREGTGFGLNIVEQVVEEHDWRVVVTESASGGARFEIRGVEFE; translated from the coding sequence ATGACAGACACCGCTGATTCGATCGACGTCCTCCACGTCGACGACGACGGCGCGTTCGCCGAACTGGCGGCGACCTTCCTCGAACGCGTCGCGCCGACGCTCTCGGTCCGGTCAGCGACGAGCGTCGAGGCGGGCCAAACGCTCCTCTCCGAGCACGACGTCGACTGCGTCGTCTCCGACTACGATATGCCGGATCGCAGCGGCATCGAGTTCCTCGAATCCGTTCGTGAGACGCACCCGAACCTGCCGTTCATCCTCTACACCGGAAAAGGGTCCGAAGAGGTCGCAAGCGAGGCGATCTCCGCCGGTGTGACCGACTACCTTCAGAAGGGAATGGGCTCCGAACAGTACGAACTCCTCGCGAACCGTATCGTCAACGCCGTCGATGCCCATCAGTCTCGTCAGTTGTTATCGGAACGGACCCGGCGGCTGGAGACGCTCATCGACACGCTCCCGGGGATGGTCTACCGATGCCGGAACGAACCCACGTGGCCGATGGAAACCGTCGAAGGGGAAGTCGAGTCGCTCACCGGCTACGTGGCAGACGAACTGGAGCGCAACGAGGTGAAGTGGGGCGCGGACCTCATCCACCCCGACGACAGAGAACAGACGTGGGCGGCCGTTCAGGAGGGGCTCTCGACGGACCGCACGTTCGAGATCACCTATCGGATCCGGACTCGCGACGGGCGCACGCGGTGGGTGTGGGAACGTGGTCGCGGCGTGTACGACGGGAGCGAACTGATCGCGCTCGAAGGGTTCATCACCGATATCACAGAGCGGAAGGAGCGCGAAGCGCGCCTCGAACGGACGTCGGCTCGAATGGAGGCGCTGCTGGAAAACTCCCCGGATATGATCGATACCCACACTGGCGACGGAACGATCGTTGAGGTGAACCAACGGTTCTGCGACGTCTTCGGGCAGACCAAAGACGCGTTGATCGGCAGGAAAGTGTGGGAAATCGATCGCGAGAGCGACCCCGAGGAACTCCGCGAAATATGGGACGGAATGGACGTCGGCGACCGCTTCGAAATCAGGACCTCGTTCCGCCGCGTGGACGGCGAGAGCTTCCCGGTGAAAGTTCATCTGACTCGCATCCCCGCGGAGGGACCGGAGCGGCGGTTCCTCGTCATCTCCCGGGACATCTCAGCGCGGGTCGAACGCGAGGAGGAACTGCGGCGCTACGAGCGGATGGTGAATACGATGCAGGAGGCCGCCTGTATCTACGACGAAGACGGCCGGTTCGTGGTCGTCAACGAGACGCTCGGCGAGATCTACGGAACGTCGCCCGAGGCGCTCGAAGGTCGGAAGAGCGATCTCATCGCCGACATCCGAGACGCGGAAGACGGAGATCCCTACCGCGAACTCCTCGGCGGCCAGCGCGACGAGCTCCGCGGCGAGGCCGAACTGACGTTCTCCGACTACGGTTCGGTGATTATCGAATACCGGTTGACGCCGCTCGTCGTCGACGGGACCATCGAGGGAGTTGTGGGCGTGACTCGCGAGATAACCGACCGTCGGGAGAGCGAACGCCGATTCGAGCGGATGCACGAACTGCTCGACCGAACCGAGGGTATCGCCGATGTCGGCGGCTGGGAGCTCGATCCCGACACCGACGAGGTCTTTTGGACCGAGAACCTCTACGCGCTGATCGGCGTCGACGACGACTTCGAGCCCTCGCTCGAGGACCTCCTCGACGCGCACGGGGAGGATCGCGAACTCGTCGCCGACGCGGTGGAAACCGCGCTCGAACGAGGCGAACCCTTCGACGTCGAGGTCCGTTTCAACCGACAGGACGGCGAAACCCGTTGGCTTCGCGTTCAGGGCGTTCCGACGGTCGAAGACGGGGAGGTCGTGACGCTCCGCGGCGCAATCCAAGACGTCACCGAACAGAAAGCGCGGGAACGCGATCTCGATCGGGCCCGCAGACAGGCCGACGAATTGTTCCACGGGATGAACGACTCCGCGTGGGTGATCGGCCTCGACGAGACGTTCCAAGCGGTCAACGACGCTGCCGTGGAGACGCTCGGGTACACCCGAAACGAACTGCTCTCGATGGGGCCGCACGACATCGACGACGGTCTCGACGACGGCAAGATCACGGAACTGATCCGAGAGGTGCCGACGGACGCGACGCAGGTCTTCGAGACGGTTCACGTGACGAAAGACGGCGACCGAATCCCCGTCGAGATCAGCTCCAGTTTGATCTCTTACGACGGGGAGACGATGGTGTTGAGCATCGCGCGCGACATCTCCGATCGGAAGAAACGGGAACGACAGCTGGCCGAGTTCGCGTCGGTCGTGAGCCACGATCTCCGGAACCCCCTCAACGTTGCACAGGGGCGACTGGAACTCGCCCGCGAGGAGTGTGACAACGAGCACCTCTCGGACGTCGCGCGAACGCACGAGCGGATGAACGAGCTGATCGACGACCTCCTGACGCTCGCACAGAGCGGGGCCCGCGCGCTCGAACCGGAACCGATCGAATTGGGGGGCTTCGTCGGAACCTGCTGGCGGAACGTCGCCACCGCGGACGCCACCATCGAGGCGGCGACCGAGGGGACGGTCCGCGCCGACCGGACCCGCCTTCAACAGCTCTTCGAGAACCTGTTCCGCAACGCCGTAGAGCACGGCTCTACGAGCCCTCCTTCGCAAACTCAGGAGGACGCCGTGGAACACGGTTCCACGAGCCCGTCTTCGCAGGCTCAGACGGACGCCGTAGAGCACGATAGTAGCGATCTCACAATTCGCGTCGGAGTGCTGGACGACGGCGAGGGCTTCTACGTCGAGGACGACGGTTCGGGCATCCCGGCCGACGATCGCGACGAGGTGTTCGAGATGGGATACTCGACCGCGCGGGAGGGAACCGGATTCGGACTGAACATCGTCGAACAGGTCGTCGAGGAGCACGACTGGCGCGTCGTCGTCACCGAGAGCGCCTCGGGCGGAGCCCGATTCGAGATACGCGGCGTCGAGTTCGAGTGA
- a CDS encoding tyrosine-type recombinase/integrase: protein MTLEPIDPETAVELYLTERETELASTTLSSHRSRLEFFTEWCDEQDIENLNELTGRKLHEFRLWRRNTGDLAPPSEKSQMDTLRVFVRWLGTIDGVDPELYLKVRSPSVNPEDEAKDVMLESDAAEQILQYLQKYEYASIQHVTVSLLWHTMMRRGAAHALDVEDYNPEEQYLEVVNRPDTGTRLKNGNRGERLIALSGDQCLLLDDWIRNKRPDVTDEYGRRPLLATSYGRIALSTIQKYVYRATRPCCRGDACPHSRDPEDCEAMVSDRASTCPSSVGPHAIRRGSITNHLNSDIPETAVGDRANVSSDVLEKHYDRRNKKEKMEQRRKYLDNI from the coding sequence ATGACTCTCGAACCAATCGACCCGGAAACGGCGGTAGAACTGTACCTCACCGAGAGAGAAACCGAACTGGCGAGCACAACGCTCTCATCTCACCGCTCGCGTCTCGAATTCTTCACCGAGTGGTGCGACGAACAGGACATCGAGAATCTGAATGAACTGACCGGGCGGAAACTCCACGAATTCCGCCTATGGCGACGAAACACCGGCGACCTTGCACCTCCGAGCGAAAAGAGTCAGATGGATACGCTTCGGGTCTTTGTCCGGTGGCTCGGTACGATCGACGGAGTCGATCCGGAGCTCTACCTCAAGGTCCGTTCGCCCTCTGTTAACCCGGAGGATGAAGCCAAGGACGTAATGCTAGAGTCCGACGCGGCCGAGCAGATCCTTCAGTACCTCCAGAAGTACGAGTACGCCTCGATCCAGCACGTGACTGTCTCGTTACTCTGGCATACGATGATGCGCCGGGGAGCGGCTCACGCGCTGGACGTTGAAGACTACAATCCAGAAGAACAGTACCTGGAAGTCGTCAATCGGCCTGATACGGGCACTCGTCTAAAGAACGGGAACCGGGGTGAGCGCCTGATCGCACTTTCGGGTGACCAGTGTCTCCTACTGGACGACTGGATCCGGAACAAACGGCCCGACGTCACTGACGAGTACGGGCGTCGCCCCCTACTTGCAACTAGTTACGGACGGATTGCCCTGAGCACGATCCAAAAGTACGTTTACCGCGCTACTCGGCCGTGTTGCCGGGGAGATGCGTGCCCCCACAGTCGAGATCCTGAAGACTGCGAAGCGATGGTTTCCGACAGGGCATCGACGTGTCCGTCGAGTGTGGGACCGCACGCGATTCGACGCGGGAGCATTACCAACCATCTGAACAGTGATATCCCGGAGACGGCCGTCGGTGACCGTGCCAATGTGAGCTCAGACGTCCTCGAAAAGCACTACGACCGGCGAAATAAGAAAGAGAAAATGGAACAGCGACGCAAGTACCTCGATAATATCTAG
- a CDS encoding HAD hydrolase family protein, whose product MSRPLALDIDGTMTRPDGGIDERLFAPLRQWEEPVVIATGKSFSYPVALCTFIGVPERVIAENGGIVLVDGDLTVDGDASAARAVAAELREQGYPGGWPDPDMHNRWRETELSVTRDVPRDVLEELAAEHGQAIVDSGYAYHVKSPDVSKATGLRRACELLDLDPKEFVAVGDSANDAELFDLAGDAIAVANADETAIARADRQTEGSFADGVLEALESVA is encoded by the coding sequence ATGAGCCGCCCGCTCGCGCTCGATATCGACGGGACGATGACTCGGCCAGACGGCGGCATCGACGAGCGACTGTTCGCCCCCTTGCGTCAGTGGGAGGAGCCGGTCGTCATCGCGACGGGGAAGTCGTTCTCCTATCCCGTGGCGCTGTGTACGTTCATCGGCGTCCCCGAGCGCGTGATCGCCGAGAACGGGGGCATCGTCCTCGTCGACGGCGATCTCACCGTCGACGGCGACGCGTCGGCCGCGCGGGCGGTCGCCGCGGAACTCCGCGAGCAGGGCTACCCCGGTGGGTGGCCCGACCCCGATATGCACAACCGCTGGCGGGAGACCGAGCTCTCGGTGACCCGCGACGTCCCGCGGGACGTACTGGAGGAACTCGCCGCCGAACACGGACAGGCGATCGTCGATTCCGGGTACGCCTACCACGTCAAATCCCCCGACGTCAGCAAGGCCACGGGCCTGCGTCGCGCCTGTGAACTCTTGGATCTTGATCCGAAAGAGTTCGTCGCGGTCGGCGACTCCGCGAACGACGCGGAGCTGTTCGACCTCGCCGGAGACGCCATCGCGGTCGCGAACGCCGACGAGACGGCGATCGCGCGCGCGGACAGACAAACCGAGGGTTCGTTCGCCGACGGCGTCCTCGAAGCGCTCGAATCGGTGGCCTGA
- a CDS encoding DUF6653 family protein encodes MTLRNRVETTLWNRHSNPKSGWSRVPTGAVLVYALYRRNWRLLFATLVWTVVNPILFSPPDSDDAWMTRAVLAERWWIREESRPTVGLDYPNVCNAAGALGFCYALYAASRRRPIGAVVGTVASVSLKLWWLRVLVRRYDAARAESA; translated from the coding sequence GTGACCCTCCGAAACCGGGTAGAAACGACGCTCTGGAACCGCCACTCGAACCCCAAGAGCGGTTGGTCGCGGGTTCCGACCGGGGCCGTACTCGTCTACGCGCTCTACCGTCGGAACTGGCGATTACTCTTCGCTACACTCGTCTGGACGGTGGTGAACCCGATCCTCTTCAGTCCGCCCGATTCCGACGACGCGTGGATGACCCGGGCGGTCCTCGCCGAGCGGTGGTGGATCCGCGAGGAGAGTCGTCCGACCGTCGGTCTCGACTATCCGAACGTCTGTAACGCGGCGGGAGCGCTCGGCTTTTGCTACGCGCTGTACGCCGCATCTCGACGGCGACCGATCGGAGCCGTGGTCGGCACCGTCGCCTCGGTCAGTCTGAAGCTCTGGTGGCTCCGCGTACTGGTGCGACGCTACGACGCCGCCAGAGCGGAGTCGGCGTAG
- a CDS encoding DUF262 domain-containing protein, with protein MADDARTLYDTYIDYDHVDLDITAVADHVAMQQIAGENFEMEKRTLEDVLSDRRFNVPEYQRLFSWKEKHHRQLWSDLQQFVEADLVEDSDVSDVFFSSMYFAVDKDSNTHEIIDGQQRLTSINILLLSILEELRALDAESIQQETVSRLVDGSIKQIESLLYRFENPLKGNVPRLSLNKHDDDDDADLGFFEALMLGPETRLEYLCSDEREYVDGRRGDATRISDLAEAFRISDQTVEEKAPDTSFSSFIPVYDSNWRLLDAYNFYKDRIEEVVAAANNTDSKALALINLSHYIQNSYHVGEFIIRNAAPDFRMQIFEILNDRGLELTKIDRIRAAVVNAFFDADDRQEYVDKWEDIVVAFATDEDQIDDYLSVYLSIVDPEIETVGEASAELTNAFATRNLESDVRPRLRYLDDARDFLDHAHDLVQYYKDITNSALEPTDLALAEAHEKCHEVLVRLNDQQMNQWRPFILALYHHTVTDSNASGEQFYDVLDTVEKLNFRRLLVGEDPNIFQEIFIETVHRFSLSPEKEDSESVYKDSCRHLIDEMRSSNPSMFSDRFVDIVTQAQAWNPQNAKLLFGKIANEHFREDGMYVERRLNMSSIHLEHVLPQSLIHDADNPIWLTEFFQLEDDEVEIADAIRTYTELYLRDDEQLSEDERQRRDSIEEFITQRFVNDLGNFLLLRDSDNIKASNLPLAEKMPQYFDTGEDFRSIHPNRYFTETEGVVDRSKLEDLLEQSREVQRGKRDEIDPTLVDYFNSLWTYEALQDRRVGLLEDTLDIVGFEQLDDEFGLATDRDGVRARIRRQTEQEFEKRLSLRSL; from the coding sequence ATGGCTGATGATGCTCGAACGCTCTACGATACCTATATCGACTACGACCACGTTGACCTAGACATCACAGCGGTCGCAGACCACGTTGCGATGCAGCAAATCGCAGGCGAGAATTTCGAGATGGAAAAGAGGACATTAGAAGACGTTCTCTCAGACCGGAGGTTTAACGTCCCGGAATACCAGCGGCTGTTCTCGTGGAAGGAGAAGCATCATCGACAACTGTGGTCTGACCTTCAACAGTTCGTGGAGGCAGATCTCGTCGAAGACTCAGATGTCTCCGACGTATTCTTCAGCTCGATGTACTTCGCGGTCGACAAAGACAGCAACACACACGAGATCATCGACGGCCAACAGCGACTCACGTCGATCAATATCCTCTTACTCTCAATCCTTGAGGAACTCCGTGCTCTCGATGCTGAATCGATCCAGCAGGAGACAGTCAGCCGGCTAGTGGACGGAAGCATCAAGCAGATCGAATCACTCCTCTATCGTTTCGAGAACCCTCTCAAGGGGAATGTTCCACGTTTATCGCTCAATAAACACGACGATGACGACGATGCAGATCTAGGCTTCTTCGAGGCGCTTATGCTGGGGCCCGAAACTCGGCTGGAATATCTCTGTTCAGATGAACGTGAATACGTTGACGGTCGCCGCGGTGATGCGACGCGAATTTCGGACCTCGCCGAGGCGTTCCGGATTAGCGACCAAACTGTCGAAGAAAAAGCTCCTGATACGTCGTTTTCGAGCTTCATACCGGTTTACGACTCGAACTGGCGGTTACTCGACGCTTACAATTTCTATAAAGACCGTATTGAGGAGGTCGTCGCTGCGGCAAACAACACCGACAGCAAGGCGCTCGCGCTAATTAACCTCAGTCACTACATCCAGAACTCGTACCACGTTGGCGAGTTCATCATCCGGAACGCAGCACCCGATTTCCGGATGCAGATTTTCGAGATCCTCAACGACCGCGGGCTCGAACTCACGAAGATCGACCGCATCCGAGCGGCAGTCGTGAACGCGTTCTTCGATGCTGACGATCGTCAGGAGTACGTAGACAAGTGGGAAGATATCGTGGTCGCATTCGCCACAGATGAAGATCAGATCGACGATTATCTCTCCGTCTATCTCAGCATCGTTGATCCCGAGATCGAGACCGTGGGAGAAGCTAGTGCAGAACTCACCAACGCATTTGCGACACGTAATCTCGAATCCGACGTCCGTCCGCGATTGCGATATCTTGACGACGCCCGAGATTTCCTCGACCACGCCCACGACCTTGTTCAGTACTACAAGGACATCACAAATTCAGCACTGGAGCCCACAGACCTCGCTCTTGCAGAGGCACACGAGAAGTGCCACGAGGTGCTGGTCCGTCTAAACGACCAGCAGATGAACCAGTGGCGTCCGTTCATTTTGGCGCTCTACCACCACACGGTGACGGACTCGAACGCGAGCGGCGAACAGTTCTACGATGTGCTCGACACGGTCGAGAAACTCAACTTCAGACGGCTCCTCGTCGGTGAGGATCCAAACATCTTCCAAGAGATTTTCATAGAAACCGTCCACAGATTTTCGCTATCACCCGAGAAGGAAGACAGCGAGAGCGTATACAAAGACTCGTGCCGTCATCTGATCGACGAGATGCGGTCGTCGAATCCGTCGATGTTCTCTGACCGATTTGTGGATATCGTCACTCAAGCGCAGGCGTGGAACCCTCAGAACGCGAAGCTCTTATTCGGCAAAATAGCGAACGAGCACTTCCGTGAGGACGGTATGTACGTCGAACGCCGTCTGAATATGAGCAGCATCCACCTCGAACACGTCCTGCCTCAGAGCCTCATACACGACGCCGACAACCCGATATGGTTGACCGAGTTCTTCCAACTAGAAGACGACGAGGTCGAAATCGCTGACGCGATTCGGACCTACACCGAGTTATACCTCCGGGACGACGAGCAACTCAGCGAAGACGAGCGCCAACGTCGCGACAGTATTGAGGAGTTCATCACCCAGCGGTTCGTCAACGACCTCGGGAACTTCCTCTTGCTCCGTGACAGCGATAACATCAAGGCGAGCAACCTACCTCTCGCCGAAAAAATGCCCCAGTACTTCGACACTGGTGAGGACTTCCGGAGTATCCATCCAAACCGATACTTCACCGAAACTGAGGGAGTGGTCGACCGAAGTAAACTTGAGGATCTGCTCGAACAGTCCCGTGAAGTTCAGCGAGGAAAACGCGATGAGATCGATCCGACCTTGGTCGACTATTTCAATTCCCTCTGGACGTACGAGGCGTTGCAGGACAGACGTGTTGGCCTTCTTGAGGATACACTCGACATAGTCGGGTTCGAGCAGCTCGACGACGAGTTCGGACTTGCGACCGACCGCGATGGTGTCCGAGCACGGATCCGCAGGCAAACTGAACAGGAGTTTGAAAAACGACTTTCGCTCCGGTCGCTCTGA
- a CDS encoding class I SAM-dependent methyltransferase — MTTEFPPERPIAHVYDAAYAGVPNWDIGRPQRAFVNLVEAGLVRGPVLDVGCGTGELALFLARQGYDVLGIDLSGLAIRQAAEKARWRRVPAHFLIWDALNLRGLKDAGFSFRTVVDSAMFHVLGDSERDRFIDGLAEVIQRGGMYCVFGDARDDETRLYGISPAEIRNRFRDADGWEVVFAVRTVFERRWSRNPAYFVGVRRR, encoded by the coding sequence GTGACGACTGAGTTCCCACCGGAGCGGCCCATCGCTCACGTGTACGATGCGGCATACGCGGGCGTCCCGAACTGGGACATCGGTCGGCCACAGCGGGCCTTCGTGAACCTCGTCGAGGCCGGACTCGTCCGCGGGCCCGTTCTCGATGTCGGTTGTGGCACCGGTGAACTCGCACTTTTTCTCGCTCGGCAGGGGTACGATGTCCTCGGTATCGACCTCTCGGGACTCGCTATTCGGCAGGCCGCCGAGAAAGCGCGCTGGCGACGGGTCCCCGCTCACTTCTTGATTTGGGACGCACTGAACCTCCGCGGGCTCAAAGACGCCGGGTTCTCGTTTCGGACGGTCGTCGATTCGGCGATGTTCCACGTCCTCGGGGACAGCGAACGGGACCGCTTCATCGACGGCCTAGCGGAAGTCATCCAGCGCGGTGGGATGTACTGTGTGTTCGGTGACGCTCGGGACGACGAAACGCGGCTGTACGGCATCTCACCCGCTGAAATTCGGAATCGGTTCCGGGACGCCGACGGGTGGGAGGTCGTCTTTGCGGTCCGGACAGTCTTCGAACGCCGGTGGAGCCGAAACCCGGCGTACTTCGTGGGCGTTAGACGGCGGTGA